In Ipomoea triloba cultivar NCNSP0323 chromosome 7, ASM357664v1, a single genomic region encodes these proteins:
- the LOC116025923 gene encoding mannosyl-oligosaccharide glucosidase GCS1 → MTGNSRRTARSRAKPASEDDDDREVRNATPNPKVRRRGREQSSLRILDVNLKFLLGFGVISFSIALIVIYRLVNPAEVPQIPRVITPLPAPKLADLPMFQGEHKESLYWGTYRPQVYFGIRARTPQSVVFGLMWIGAKDGRFFMRHVCQDSDDLKTYGWTRHNGRDYGHQLLVDQTMTLTTSFLKSKANGSGYGGDWVTRIEAQVDESVVDEEMLKNMHLFFYMADEGGNALTLGGGAIGSNHDSAIALGSRNDVGGWQLHIKSEDNFDMHYSGFKTPYIHNLSDLVQADLGVKARNFGRLELSDTLDDSSNILVFQISARISFKADIVFVSGTGLQDSRVEERLTNLAGASLSSLLNEKQKEFDDKFKRCYNLSDQLDSGSVTVGRDALASTLGGIGYFYGQSKISLPKASKLDTGDNFLLYWPAELYTAVPSRPFFPRGFLWDEGFHQLIIWHWDTYISLDIIGHWLDLMNIDGWIPREQILGAEAVSKVPQEFVPQHPSNGNPPTLFLVLRDLICGIKKNKFDAAERRDISIFLDRALIRLETWFNWFNTTQSGKDFSSYFWHGRDNITTRELNPKTLSSGLDDYPRASHPDEEERHLDLRCWMFLASDCMHSISKLLKTESEHQEYRSTAELLSDFELLNKMHFDSSYGAYFDYGNHTEKVRLSWKIIGAGSNNPKRELLREVLEKPVLRLVPHVGYVSLFPLMAKLIPPESWILEKQLDLVSNRSTLWTDFGLRSLAKTSSIYMKRNTEHDPPYWRGPIWMQFNYMTLGALHHYSREPGPYREKARTIYQELRSNLIRNVVENYHKTGYLWEQYDQKNGKGKGARFTGWTALVLLIMSESYNEC, encoded by the exons ATGACCGGAAATTCTCGAAGAACAGCTCGGAGCAGGGCGAAGCCGGCGTCGGAAGATGACGACGACCGCGAAGTCCGTAACGCGACACCTAATCCGAAAGTCCGAAGGAGAGGCAGGGAGCAAAGCTCACTTCGCATCCTCGATGTGAACCTCAAATTCCTCTTAGGTTTTGGTGTTATTTCCTTCTCGATCGCATTGATTGTCATTTACCGCCTTGTCAATCCGGCTGAAGTTCCTCAAATTCCCCGGGTTATCACTCCACTTCCCGCTCCAAAACTCGCGGATCTTCCGATG TTTCAAGGAGAACATAAGGAAAGCTTGTACTGGGGAACTTACAGGCCTCAAGTTTATTTTGGTATACGTGCAag GACTCCACAATCTGTAGTTTTTGGTTTAATGTGGATTGGTGCAAAGGATGGGAGGTTTTTCATGCGTCATGTTTGCCAAGATTCAGATGATCTGAAAACGTATGGCTGGACACGCCATAATGGACGAGACTATGGACATCAACTTTTAGTTGACCAAACAATGACATTGACAACAAGTTTTTTGAAGTCTAAGGCAAATGGAAGTGGGTATGGTGGAGACTGGGTAACTCGAATTGAGGCACAAGTTGATGA ATCTGTAGTTGATGAGGAAATGTTAAAGAACATGCACCTCTTTTTTTATATGGCTGATGAAGGTGGAAATGCTCTAACTTTGGGTGGAGGAGCAATAGGCAGCAATCATGATTCTGCCATAGCGTTAGGATCCCGTAATGATGTTGGAGGCTGGCAGCTCCATATAAAATCAGAG GATAATTTTGATATGCATTATTCTGGTTTCAAGACACCTTACATTCACAATTTATCTGACCTTGTCCAAGCAGATCTGGGAGTCAAA GCAAGAAACTTTGGTCGCTTGGAGCTTTCAGATACATTGGATGACTCTTCAAATATTTTAGTTTTCCAG ATCTCTGCTAGGATTTCTTTCAAAGCtgatattgtttttgtttctggAACTGGATTACAAGATTCAAGAGTTGAAGAGCGTCTTACCAATCTCGCAG GTGCCTCACTCTCCAGTCTACTAAATGAGAAGCAGAAGGAATTTGATGACAAGTTCAAAAGATGCTATAATCTATCTGACCAG CTTGATTCTGGTTCTGTGACCGTGGGTAGGGATGCTCTCGCAAGCACATTGGGTGGAATTGGCTATTTCTATGGCCAATCAAAGATTTCGCTTCCAAAAGCCTCTAAA CTTGACACGGGTGACAACTTTCTTTTATACTGGCCTGCTGAGTTATATACAGCAGTTCCAAGTAGACCCTTCTTTCCTAGGGGATTTTTATGGGATGAAGGTTTTCATCAATTAATAATTTG GCACTGGGATACATATATTAGCTTGGATATTATTGGGCATTGGTTGGATCTGATGAATATTGATGGATGGATTCCACGTGAGCAAATTTTAGGAGCTGAAGCTGTAAG taagGTCCCTCAAGAATTTGTTCCTCAACATCCAAGTAATGGAAATCCTCCAACCTTGTTTCTGGTCTTACGGG ACCTGATTTGTGGCATTAAGAAAAATAAGTTTGATGCTGCTGAAAGGAGAGACATTTCTATCTTCTTAGATCGAGCATTAATTCGCCTTGAAACATGGTTTAATTGGTTCAACACCACACAATCTG GAAAGGATTTCAGCAGTTACTTCTGGCATGGTAGAGACAACATTACTACTCGTGAGCTAAATCCAAAG ACCCTGTCTTCTGGATTAGATGACTATCCACGTGCTTCTCACCCAGATGAAGAAGAACGCCATCTGGACCTTAGATGCTGGATGTTTCTTGCATCAGATTGCATGCATTCCATATCAAAGCTTCTCAAAACTGAAAGTGAACACCAg GAGTACAGGTCAACAGCAGAACTGCTTTCAGACTTTGAACTTCTTAATAAG ATGCATTTTGATAGTTCCTATGGAGCTTATTTTGATTATGGAAATCACACTGAGAAG GTCCGGTTATCGTGGAAAATAATCGGCGCTGGCAGCAACAATCCAAAAAGAGAGCTTCTGAGGGAAGTCTTAGAGAAGCCTGTATTGAGACTGGTTCCTCATGTTGGATACGTCAGCCTTTTCCCGTTAATGGCCAAGCTCATTCCTCCT GAATCGTGGATATTAGAGAAACAGCTAGACCTGGTTTCAAATAGGAGCACGTTGTGGACAGATTTTGGTCTCAGGTCTCTTGCCAAAACAAG CTCCATTTATATGAAGCGCAACACAGAGCATGATCCTCCATATTGGAGAGGGCCGATTTGGATGCAATTTAATTACATGACTCTTGGCGCACTTCATCATTACTCCAGAG AGCCTGGACCATACAGAGAGAAAGCCAGAACTATATACCAAGAGCTAAGAAGCAATTTGATAAG AAATGTTGTCGAGAACTATCACAAGACTGGGTATCTATGGGAGCAATATGATCAGAAGAATGGGAAGGGAAAAGGTGCGCGATTTACCGGCTGGACGGCCCTAGTGCTTCTCATCATGTCTGAATCTTACAATGAATGTTAG
- the LOC116024795 gene encoding probable signal peptidase complex subunit 1, which produces MDWQGQKLAEQLMQILLVSSAFVAFIAGYILGSFQTMILIYAGGVVLTSLITIPNWPVFNRHPLNWLDPVEAEKHPKPQAANSSSKKKTSKK; this is translated from the coding sequence ATGGATTGGCAAGGGCAAAAGCTAGCGGAGCAACTGATGCAGATACTGCTGGTGTCATCTGCTTTTGTGGCGTTCATCGCGGGCTACATATTGGGTTCATTTCAAACCATGATATTGATTTATGCTGGCGGTGTTGTGCTCACGTCTCTGATCACCATTCCAAACTGGCCCGTTTTCAATCGCCACCCTCTCAACTGGTTGGATCCGGTTGAAGCCGAAAAGCACCCAAAACCACAGGCCGCTAATTCTAGTTCTAAGAAGAAAACCTCCAAGAAGTAG
- the LOC116025157 gene encoding U-box domain-containing protein 45 isoform X2 encodes MCKSLSSIYAKVLGIFPELEAARPRSTTGIQALCALHIALEKTKTILQHCAECSKLYLAITGDSIVLKFERARCALQDGLNRVEDIVPQTIGCQISSILSELQGIEFSIDPIEKQVGDDIIALLQQGRKFNRNESDNSELETFHQAASRLGITSSRAALRERRALRKLIERAQAEEEKRKESIVAYLMHLLRKYSKLFRSELSDDNDSQGSTPCSPTVQGSLEDGIGPGGHVHAFDRQLSKLSSFNFKPNFGRSDHMPIPPEELRCPISLQIMFDPVIIASGQTYERVCIEKWFSDGHNTCPKTQQELPHLGLTSNYCVKGLVASWCEHNGVPIPDGPPESLDLNYWRLAFSQSESANSQSIESIGSCKLKGIKVVPLEDSGIIEEAEGNEVDSSALDDEFQSNAIERYDDLLAILDQEVDLRKKCKVVEQIRHLVKDDEEVRMYMGANGFIEALMLFLESAVQARNEMAQEIGAMALFNLGVDNNRNKETMLAAGVLPFLEKMIANSSSIAAATALYLNLSGHEEAKPIIGTSEAVPFLIGVLQQETDPQCKLDALHALFNLSTLPTNIPHLMSAGIIDGLLAVMTHSDDHAWAEKCVAVLINLASSKPAKDEIISAPGLISRLSSILDLGEPPEQEQAAACLVLLCNGNEKCSQMVLQEGVIPSLVSMSVNGTMRGKQKAQKLLMLFREQRQKEPSPAAKTTQPEDSDSATPAENPKPLTKSTSKRKLGKALSFLWKNKSFSVYQC; translated from the exons ATGTGCAAGAGTCTATCTTCCATCTATGCGAAAGTGTTGGGAATTTTTCCTGAACTGGAAGCGGCTCGACCAAGAAGCACTACAGGTATTCAGGCATTGTGTGCTCTGCACATAGCCCTTGAGAAGACGAAGACTATTCTTCAGCACTGTGCTGAATGCAGTAAACTCTACCTG GCAATAACTGGAGACTCTATTGTACTTAAATTTGAGAGAGCAAGATGTGCTCTTCAAGATGGTCTAAATCGGGTTGAAGATATAGTTCCACAAACCATTGGTTGTCAG atttctTCAATTCTAAGTGAACTTCAGGGGATTGAGTTCTCAATTGATCCAATTGAGAAACAGGTTGGTGATGATATAATTGCATTACTTCAGCAAGGAAGGAAGTTCAATAGAAATGAGAGCGACAATAGTGAACTTGAAACTTTTCACCAGGCTGCTTCTAGACTTGGTATTACCTCTTCAAGGGCAGCTCTTAGAGAAAGAAGGGCTTTGAGAAAACTCATAGAAAGAGCACAGGCTGAAGAAGAGAAAAGGAAGGAGTCAATTGTTGCTTATCTGATGCACCTATTAAGAAAATACTCAAAGTTATTTAGAAGTGAACTCTCAGATGACAATGATTCACAGGGTTCAACGCCATGCTCTCCAACGGTTCAGGGATCTCTAGAGGATGGTATTGGACCAGGAGGCCATGTCCATGCCTTTGATCGCCAACTTTCAAAGCTGAGTTCTTTTAATTTCAAACCGAACTTTGGGAGATCAGACCACATGCCTATCCCTCCTGAAGAGTTGAGGTGTCCAATCTCATTGCAGATAATGTTTGACCCAGTGATTATTGCTTCTGGGCAAACATATGAAAGGGTTTGTATTGAGAAGTGGTTTAGTGATGGGCACAACACATGCCCTAAAACTCAACAGGAGCTTCCTCATCTTGGTTTGACTTCTAATTACTGTGTGAAAGGTTTGGTTGCTAGTTGGTGTGAACACAATGGAGTTCCTATTCCAGATGGCCCACCCGAGTCTCTTGACCTCAACTACTGGAGGCTGGCATTTTCTCAAAGTGAATCCGCAAATTCCCAATCAATTGAAAGCATTGGCTCCTGCAAGCTCAAGGGTATTAAGGTGGTCCCTTTGGAGGATAGTGGTATCATTGAGGAGGCTGAAGGGAACGAAGTAGATTCTTCTGCACTTGACGATGAATTCCAGTCTAATGCCATTGAAAGATATGATGATTTGTTAGCCATTTTAGACCAAGAGGTTGATTTAAGGAAAAAGTGCAAAGTGGTAGAACAGATAAGACATTTGGTAAAGGATGATGAAGAAGTCAGGATGTACATGGGGGCAAATGGTTTTATTGAGGCTTTGATGCTGTTTTTGGAGTCTGCTGTCCAAGCTAGAAACGAGATGGCTCAGGAAATTGGAGCCATGGCTCTCTTCAACCTTGGCGTAGATAATAATAG AAACAAAGAAACGATGTTGGCAGCCGGAGTACTTCCATTTTTGGAGAAAATGATTGCTAATTCTAGCTCTATTGCTGCAGCAACGGCCCTCTACCTGAACCTTTCCGGTCACGAAGAAGCCAAGCCTATTATTGGAACCAGCGAAGCTGTGCCCTTCTTGATCGGGGTTCTTCAGCAAGAGACTGATCCCCAGTGCAAGCTGGATGCTCTCCACGCTCTTTTTAACCTCTCCACCCTGCCAACCAACATACCGCACCTTATGTCAGCCGGGATAATTGATGGTCTTCTCGCTGTGATGACACACTCCGATGATCATGCCTGGGCAGAAAAATGCGTAGCTGTTCTTATCAACCTGGCTTCAAGCAAGCCCGCTAAAGATGAAATCATATCAGCTCCCGGCCTCATCAGCAGGCTCTCGTCTATTTTGGACTTAGGCGAGCCTCCGGAACAGGAACAAGCTGCTGCGTGTCTTGTATTACTCTGCAATGGAAACGAGAAATGCAGCCAGATGGTCCTCCAAGAAGGCGTGATACCTTCTTTGGTGTCAATGTCTGTGAACGGAACAATGCGAGGAAAACAGAAAGCTCAGAAGCTCTTGATGTTATTCCGCGAACAGCGACAGAAAGAACCCTCACCAGCAGCTAAGACAACTCAGCCCGAGGACAGCGATTCTGCCACGCCTGCTGAAAACCCGAAACCACTGACCAAGTCGACCTCGAAAAGGAAACTGGGAAAAGCTCTGAGTTTCTTGTGGAAGAACAAAAGTTTTTCTGTATACCAGTGTTAG
- the LOC116025157 gene encoding U-box domain-containing protein 45 isoform X1 has protein sequence MDNSEVEENLCSIGEPKLHGGMCKSLSSIYAKVLGIFPELEAARPRSTTGIQALCALHIALEKTKTILQHCAECSKLYLAITGDSIVLKFERARCALQDGLNRVEDIVPQTIGCQISSILSELQGIEFSIDPIEKQVGDDIIALLQQGRKFNRNESDNSELETFHQAASRLGITSSRAALRERRALRKLIERAQAEEEKRKESIVAYLMHLLRKYSKLFRSELSDDNDSQGSTPCSPTVQGSLEDGIGPGGHVHAFDRQLSKLSSFNFKPNFGRSDHMPIPPEELRCPISLQIMFDPVIIASGQTYERVCIEKWFSDGHNTCPKTQQELPHLGLTSNYCVKGLVASWCEHNGVPIPDGPPESLDLNYWRLAFSQSESANSQSIESIGSCKLKGIKVVPLEDSGIIEEAEGNEVDSSALDDEFQSNAIERYDDLLAILDQEVDLRKKCKVVEQIRHLVKDDEEVRMYMGANGFIEALMLFLESAVQARNEMAQEIGAMALFNLGVDNNRNKETMLAAGVLPFLEKMIANSSSIAAATALYLNLSGHEEAKPIIGTSEAVPFLIGVLQQETDPQCKLDALHALFNLSTLPTNIPHLMSAGIIDGLLAVMTHSDDHAWAEKCVAVLINLASSKPAKDEIISAPGLISRLSSILDLGEPPEQEQAAACLVLLCNGNEKCSQMVLQEGVIPSLVSMSVNGTMRGKQKAQKLLMLFREQRQKEPSPAAKTTQPEDSDSATPAENPKPLTKSTSKRKLGKALSFLWKNKSFSVYQC, from the exons ATGGATAATTCTGAGGTTGAAGAAAATTTATGCTCAATTGGTGAACCTAAG CTACATGGAGGAATGTGCAAGAGTCTATCTTCCATCTATGCGAAAGTGTTGGGAATTTTTCCTGAACTGGAAGCGGCTCGACCAAGAAGCACTACAGGTATTCAGGCATTGTGTGCTCTGCACATAGCCCTTGAGAAGACGAAGACTATTCTTCAGCACTGTGCTGAATGCAGTAAACTCTACCTG GCAATAACTGGAGACTCTATTGTACTTAAATTTGAGAGAGCAAGATGTGCTCTTCAAGATGGTCTAAATCGGGTTGAAGATATAGTTCCACAAACCATTGGTTGTCAG atttctTCAATTCTAAGTGAACTTCAGGGGATTGAGTTCTCAATTGATCCAATTGAGAAACAGGTTGGTGATGATATAATTGCATTACTTCAGCAAGGAAGGAAGTTCAATAGAAATGAGAGCGACAATAGTGAACTTGAAACTTTTCACCAGGCTGCTTCTAGACTTGGTATTACCTCTTCAAGGGCAGCTCTTAGAGAAAGAAGGGCTTTGAGAAAACTCATAGAAAGAGCACAGGCTGAAGAAGAGAAAAGGAAGGAGTCAATTGTTGCTTATCTGATGCACCTATTAAGAAAATACTCAAAGTTATTTAGAAGTGAACTCTCAGATGACAATGATTCACAGGGTTCAACGCCATGCTCTCCAACGGTTCAGGGATCTCTAGAGGATGGTATTGGACCAGGAGGCCATGTCCATGCCTTTGATCGCCAACTTTCAAAGCTGAGTTCTTTTAATTTCAAACCGAACTTTGGGAGATCAGACCACATGCCTATCCCTCCTGAAGAGTTGAGGTGTCCAATCTCATTGCAGATAATGTTTGACCCAGTGATTATTGCTTCTGGGCAAACATATGAAAGGGTTTGTATTGAGAAGTGGTTTAGTGATGGGCACAACACATGCCCTAAAACTCAACAGGAGCTTCCTCATCTTGGTTTGACTTCTAATTACTGTGTGAAAGGTTTGGTTGCTAGTTGGTGTGAACACAATGGAGTTCCTATTCCAGATGGCCCACCCGAGTCTCTTGACCTCAACTACTGGAGGCTGGCATTTTCTCAAAGTGAATCCGCAAATTCCCAATCAATTGAAAGCATTGGCTCCTGCAAGCTCAAGGGTATTAAGGTGGTCCCTTTGGAGGATAGTGGTATCATTGAGGAGGCTGAAGGGAACGAAGTAGATTCTTCTGCACTTGACGATGAATTCCAGTCTAATGCCATTGAAAGATATGATGATTTGTTAGCCATTTTAGACCAAGAGGTTGATTTAAGGAAAAAGTGCAAAGTGGTAGAACAGATAAGACATTTGGTAAAGGATGATGAAGAAGTCAGGATGTACATGGGGGCAAATGGTTTTATTGAGGCTTTGATGCTGTTTTTGGAGTCTGCTGTCCAAGCTAGAAACGAGATGGCTCAGGAAATTGGAGCCATGGCTCTCTTCAACCTTGGCGTAGATAATAATAG AAACAAAGAAACGATGTTGGCAGCCGGAGTACTTCCATTTTTGGAGAAAATGATTGCTAATTCTAGCTCTATTGCTGCAGCAACGGCCCTCTACCTGAACCTTTCCGGTCACGAAGAAGCCAAGCCTATTATTGGAACCAGCGAAGCTGTGCCCTTCTTGATCGGGGTTCTTCAGCAAGAGACTGATCCCCAGTGCAAGCTGGATGCTCTCCACGCTCTTTTTAACCTCTCCACCCTGCCAACCAACATACCGCACCTTATGTCAGCCGGGATAATTGATGGTCTTCTCGCTGTGATGACACACTCCGATGATCATGCCTGGGCAGAAAAATGCGTAGCTGTTCTTATCAACCTGGCTTCAAGCAAGCCCGCTAAAGATGAAATCATATCAGCTCCCGGCCTCATCAGCAGGCTCTCGTCTATTTTGGACTTAGGCGAGCCTCCGGAACAGGAACAAGCTGCTGCGTGTCTTGTATTACTCTGCAATGGAAACGAGAAATGCAGCCAGATGGTCCTCCAAGAAGGCGTGATACCTTCTTTGGTGTCAATGTCTGTGAACGGAACAATGCGAGGAAAACAGAAAGCTCAGAAGCTCTTGATGTTATTCCGCGAACAGCGACAGAAAGAACCCTCACCAGCAGCTAAGACAACTCAGCCCGAGGACAGCGATTCTGCCACGCCTGCTGAAAACCCGAAACCACTGACCAAGTCGACCTCGAAAAGGAAACTGGGAAAAGCTCTGAGTTTCTTGTGGAAGAACAAAAGTTTTTCTGTATACCAGTGTTAG
- the LOC116025790 gene encoding receptor protein kinase-like protein ZAR1, giving the protein MARFGVRFVVFVLYVFWTRIDGGDSLSTDGLSLLSLKSAVDGGGGAAFSDWNENDDSPCRWTGVSCMNVSGSSEPRVVGISVSGQNLRGYIPSELGSLVYLRRLNLHGNNFYGSIPEPLFNATSLHSVFLYDNNISGTLPPSICNLPRLQNLDLSNNSISGGFYRDLRNCRQLQRLILAKNKLSGEIPAGVFPELANLEQLDLSSNSFTGPIPDDIGELKSLSGTLNLSFNHFTGKIPKSLGDLPLTVSFALRDNNLTGEIPQTGSFANQGPTAFLNNPMLCGFPLQKPCKNGSENSSGSHGSSQENPKSHSRKGLRAGSIILICLADAAAVAFIGLVIVYLYWKKKDTGGCSCTGKEKFGGGEKRSSLCAFPCVGGIPSNDSEVESEKGPANGGSGPEGDLVAIDKGFTFELDELLRASAYVLGKSGLGIVYKVVLGNGVPVAVRRLGEGGEQRYKEFVAEIQAIGRVKHPNIVKLRAYYWAPDEKLLISDFISNGSLASALHGRNGQPLPNLTWSTRLKIAKGTARGLAYLHECSPRKFVHGDIKPSNILLDRDFQPYISDFALNRLINITGNNPSSSGGFMGGALPYLKPAAQPDRTNNYQAPEARAQPATRAAQKWDVYSFGVVMLELLTGKSPDLSPSTTSTSAEIPNLVKWVRKGFEEENPLSDMVDPMLLQEVHAKKEVLAMFHVALACTEEDPEIRPRMKTVSENLEKIGA; this is encoded by the exons ATGGCGAGATTTGGTGTGCGTTTTGTAGTTTTCGTTTTGTATGTTTTTTGGACTCGAATTGACGGCGGAGATTCGCTCTCTACTGACGGACTGTCACTGTTATCGCTCAAGTCCGCCGTGGACGGCGGAGGCGGCGCGGCGTTTTCCGACTGGAACGAGAATGACGATTCTCCGTGCCGCTGGACTGGCGTCTCTTGCATGAACGTTTCCGGCTCGTCGGAGCCGCGCGTCGTCGGGATTTCCGTGTCCGGACAGAATCTCCGGGGGTATATTCCGTCGGAGCTCGGAAGCCTAGTCTATCTCCGGCGGCTTAATCTTCACGGTAACAACTTCTACGGTTCTATACCGGAGCCTCTGTTCAATGCCACGTCACTGCACAGTGTTTTTCTCTACGATAACAACATTTCCGGTACTCTTCCGCCGTCTATATGTAATCTCCCGCGGCTCCAGAATCTGGATTTATCGAACAATTCGATCTCCGGAGGGTTCTATAGGGACCTCAGGAACTGCCGGCAACTACAGCGGTTAATTCTGGCGAAGAACAAACTCTCCGGCGAGATTCCCGCCGGAGTTTTCCCGGAGCTAGCGAATTTGGAGCAGCTCGATCTGTCATCCAACTCATTCACTGGCCCAATTCCGGACGATATCGGTGAATTGAAATCTCTTTCAGGAACTTTAAATTTATCCTTCAATCATTTCACTGgaaaaatccccaaatccttagggGATTTACCCCTCACTGTTAGCTTTGCTCTTAGGGACAACAATTTAACAGGAGAAATTCCCCAAACTGGTTCATTTGCGAATCAGGGCCCCACTGCATTCTTGAATAACCCAATGTTGTGTGGATTTCCTTTACAGAAGCCTTGTAAAAATGGGTCTGAGAATTCATCAGGGAGCCATGGATCATCACAAGAAAACCCGAAATCCCATTCGAGAAAAGGGCTTAGAGCGGGGTCGATTATACTGATATGTTTAGCCGATGCGGCTGCAGTGGCGTTCATAGGACTAGTAATTGTTTATTTGTACTGGAAAAAGAAAGACACTGGAGGGTGTAGTTGCACTGGTAAAGAGAAATTTGGAGGGGGAGAGAAGAGATCCTCCTTGTGTGCTTTCCCTTGTGTTGGTGGGATTCCAAGCAATGATTCCGAAGTGGAATCCGAGAAGGGGCCTGCTAATGGTGGCAGTGGCCCCGAGGGGGATCTCGTGGCGATTGATAAAGGGTTCACCTTTGAGCTCGACGAGCTGTTGAGAGCTTCGGCTTATGTGCTCGGGAAGAGCGGGCTCGGGATTGTGTATAAGGTTGTGCTCGGCAATGGAGTTCCTGTCGCGGTTAGGAGATTAGGGGAAGGCGGGGAGCAGAGGTACAAGGAGTTTGTTGCCGAGATTCAAGCCATTGGTAGGGTTAAACACCCTAACATTGTGAAGTTGAGAGCTTACTATTGGGCTCCTGATGAGAAGCTTCTTATCAGTGATTTCATATCCAATGGCAGCTTGGCTTCTGCACTTCATG GGAGAAATGGTCAGCCATTACCAAACCTAACATGGTCTACAAGGCTAAAAATCGCAAAGGGAACAGCCCGAGGCTTAGCCTATCTCCACGAATGCAGCCCCAGAAAATTCGTCCATGGAGACATAAAGCCATCCAACATCCTCCTCGACCGTGACTTCCAACCCTACATCTCCGACTTCGCCCTCAACCGCCTCATCAACATCACCGGCAACAACCCCTCATCCTCCGGCGGCTTCATGGGCGGCGCCCTCCCATACTTAAAGCCCGCAGCCCAGCCCGACCGCACCAACAACTACCAAGCACCCGAAGCCCGAGCCCAGCCCGCAACCCGGGCCGCCCAGAAATGGGACGTGTACTCGTTCGGAGTCGTCATGCTGGAACTCCTCACCGGAAAGTCCCCGGACCTCTCGCCGTCCACCACGTCCACCTCCGCGGAGATCCCGAACCTGGTGAAGTGGGTGAGGAAAGGGTTCGAGGAAGAGAACCCGCTGTCGGACATGGTGGACCCCATGTTGCTCCAGGAAGTGCACGCGAAGAAGGAAGTGTTGGCGATGTTTCATGTGGCGCTTGCGTGTACGGAGGAGGATCCGGAGATCCGGCCCAGGATGAAAACGGTGTCGGAGAATCTTGAGAAGATAGGAGCATGA